The following are encoded together in the Strix aluco isolate bStrAlu1 chromosome 13, bStrAlu1.hap1, whole genome shotgun sequence genome:
- the TCOF1 gene encoding treacle protein isoform X5 gives MAADAGGGRELLALIHQHLLRGGSCSLPSRPLSRTSSPTGKTASVSLATNSGVNVESSEDDDSSSEDDTPAGKGAVTVTPAVVSGKAANSLHSPNKPTAPAGKPATLSAANRTVVSNKQQPSAPAASAAPAKAGQKLPGPGKPGPATTAVAKVGQSKAPVTTKAPEGSSSSSSSESEEEKETPAAKATAPKVETKQAAGAAESSSEESSDETSSEEEELATPVVQAKPAVKTVQVNAAPVKSAPAAPVSLKKNAVRQTALPPNQAKPPSTTVPGAAKPDDTSESSDSSDSEDEETPSVTQTKAPPKSSQAIPSPVKPTPAASLSGRAAPGKTLPLPQGKPAPKPAVPKQAKTTLGRTAAPTKPAESTKPVESSDSSGSEEEDLPVPVSQKRLTEQPGPVPNLSQAAKAGPPQKAVGSALKSQASESGSSDSSDSEEESPAAQTQPSQAVKTNTVPQPTNVKKAPAPAPAPPAVDSSDDSSEESDSEEEIVPPSQAPTAPCLKQTVPVGKAPPANTAAPPAASLLVNPSAKSKKPDLQPAQDTRLSQAAPPAPAAEDSDSSSSSDSSEEETPKQPPKPAGSLQKPGGTQPAHSSSSESSEEEEAASQSLLTGYLGLSRTPAAPQAPKTVPPQPVGKAGQGKAAVTAANSLAKASVKAAPADSDSSDSSDSDTDVDQVAANHKAENNPPPRQEVTGDSNKEKVAGKMEPGHASLKPSPLKKALAVKENDVGAKGVQVTPASHALSSIPQSEGSSSGSDTEVTTAAKVPAVQTLEGLEVKKKKKKEKKEKKEKKKASSTADKAAKTSKSKDKENKKQKTSQKRKLPGEDVAVGQPKEKKWKGQAIEEVPKKKKKKTAGVLEKLPGSKEKKKSAKKKKTGKEKKKSKKVSSEGAPVADGSAEVHKKKKKKKKTAEPEGL, from the exons ATGGCGGCGGacgccgggggggggcgggagctGCTCGCCCTCATCCACCAGCACTTGCTCCGCGGCGG aagTTGCTCCCTTCCCTCTCGGCCTCTCTCGAGGACATCTTCACCCACTGGGAAAA CAGCCAGCGTTTCCCTGGCCACAAACTCAGGGGTGAATGTAGAAAGCAGTGAAGATGATGACTCCTCATCAGAAGATGACACACCAGCTGGAAAAGGTGCAGTTACG GTGACGCCAGCTGTGGTGAGTGGCAAAGCTGCCAACTCCCTGCATTCTCCTAACAAACCCACTGCCCCAGCGGGCAAACCGGCGACGCTCTCTGCTGCAAACAGAACTGTGGTCTCAAATAAGCAGCAGCCCAGTGCACCGGCTGCATCTGCAGCTCCAGCCAAGGCTGGGCAGAAACTGCCCGGTCCTGGGAAGCCTGGACCTGCCACAACAGCTGTGGCCAAAGTAGGTCAAAGCAAAGCACCAGTAACGACCAAAGCACCGgaaggctccagcagcagctcctcatcagagagcgaggaggaaaaagagacacCGGCTGCGAAGGCCACAGCCCCCAAAGTGG AGAcaaagcaggcagctggggcCGCTGAGAGCAGCAGTGAGGAATCAAGTGATGAGACAtcctctgaggaggaggagcttGCAACTCCAGTGGTCCAG GCAAAACCAGCTGTGAAAACAGTGCAGGTTAATGCAGCACCTGTGAAAAGTGCACCTGCTGCTCCAGTGTCCCTCAAGAAGAATGCAGTGAGGCAAACAGCACTGCCACCAAACCAGGCCAAACCCCCGTCCACAACGGTTCCTGGGGCTGCAAAGCCTGATGACACATCAGAGAGCAGCGACTCATCAGACAGCGAAGATGAGGAAACTCCATCAGTAACCCAG ACAAAGGCACCACCAAAATCCTCCCAGGCCATCCCATCCCCAGTGAAACCTACACCAGCAGCATCACTCTctggcagagcagctccaggAAAAACACTTCCACTGCCCCAGGGGAAGCCAGCACCAAAACCAGCAGTGCCAAAGCAGGCCAAAACCACACTGGGAAGGACTGCTGCTCCCACGAAGCCTGCTGAAAGTACCAAGCCAGTGGAGAGCTCTGACTCCTCAGGCAGTGAAGAGGAGGATCTCCCTGTGCCTGTCAGCCAGAAG aGATTAACAGAACAGCCTGGGCCTGTTCCCAACCTGAGCCAAGCTGCTAAAGCTGGGCCGCCTCAAAAAGCAGTGGGAAGCGCCTTGAAAAGCCAGGCTTCAGAAAGTGGGAGCAGTGACTCGTCTGACAGTGAAGAGGAGTCCCCTGCGGCACAGACACAGCCTTCACAAGCTG TAAAAACCAATACTGTGCCCCAGCCAACAAATGTGAAGAAGGCTCCAGCTCCAGCACCAGCCCCTCCAGCTGTGGACAGCAGCGATGATTCCAGTGAGGAGTCGGATTCAGAGGAGGAAATAGTCCCCCCTTCTCAG GCTCCCACTGCTCCTTGCCTAAAGCAAACGGTTCCTGTGGGAAAAGCTCCTCCAGCCAACACTGCTGCCCCACCGGCTGCTTCGCTCCTGGTGAATCCCTCTGCCAAGTCGAAGAAGCCAGACCTGCAGCCAGCGCAGGACACCCGGCTGAGCCAGGCCGCGCCGCCTGCCCCGGCAGCGGAGGACTCGGACAGTAGCAGCTCCTCGGACAGCAGCGAGGAGGAGACACCCAAGCAGCCCCCCAAACCTG cagGTTCGCTGCAGAAACCAGGAGGGACCCAGCCAGCCCACAGCTCCTCCTCAGAGtccagtgaggaggaggaggcagcgtCACAG TCCCTCCTCACAGGCTATCTGGGCCTCTCCAGGACTCCAGCAGCACCCCAGGCACCAAAGACGGTTCCCCCCCAGCCTGTAGGCAAAGCGGGGCAAGGAAAGGCAGCCGTGACTGCTGCAAACTCCCTCGCCAAGGCCTCCGTGAAAGCAGCCCCAGCCGACAGCGACAGCAGCGACAGCAGTGACTCTGACACAGACGTCGACCAGGTGGCTGCAAACCACAAAGCAG aaaacaacCCTCCTCCAAGGCAGGAAGTCACAGGAGACTCCAACAAAGAGAAGGTGGCAGGAAAAATGGAGCCAGGTCATGCCAGCCTTAAGCCTTCCCCACTCAAGAAAGCCCTGGCCGTGAAAGAGAATGATGTTGGGGCAAAAGGGGTGCAAGTGACCCCAGCGTCACATGCACTGTCCTCCATCCCCCAGTCAGAGGGGTCAAGCTCGGGGAGCGACACCGAGGTCACCACTGCTGCCAAAGTTCCTGCAGTGCAAACATTAGAAGGGTTGGaagtgaagaagaagaagaaaaaggagaaaaaagaaaagaaggaaaagaagaaagcttcCTCCACAGCAGACAAGGCTGCAAAAACATCTAAGAGCAAAGacaaagagaacaagaaacagaaaacatctcagaAGCGGAAACTTCCAGGAGAGGATGTGGCTGTTGGGCAGCCCAAGGAGAAGAAGTGGAAAGGACAAGCTATCGAAGAAGtacccaaaaagaaaaagaagaaaacagctggtGTCCTGGAGAAGCTGCCAggcagcaaggaaaagaaaaaatcagctAAAA aaaaaaagactggaaaagaaaagaagaagagcaAAAAGGTGTCTTCAGAAGGGGCCCCTGTAGCAGATGGCTCTGCTGAGGTtcacaagaagaagaagaag aagaagaaaacagctgaGCCTGAAGGATTGTGA
- the TCOF1 gene encoding treacle protein isoform X3 — MAADAGGGRELLALIHQHLLRGGYARAARELQAQSGQKLLPSLSASLEDIFTHWEKTPSNSRRRKVSDEEAAIPEKIRVPDPVSSSESSEKEEDEKEKAKAANAASVSLATNSGVNVESSEDDDSSSEDDTPAGKGAVTVTPAVVSGKAANSLHSPNKPTAPAGKPATLSAANRTVVSNKQQPSAPAASAAPAKAGQKLPGPGKPGPATTAVAKVGQSKAPVTTKAPEGSSSSSSSESEEEKETPAAKATAPKVETKQAAGAAESSSEESSDETSSEEEELATPVVQAKPAVKTVQVNAAPVKSAPAAPVSLKKNAVRQTALPPNQAKPPSTTVPGAAKPDDTSESSDSSDSEDEETPSVTQTKAPPKSSQAIPSPVKPTPAASLSGRAAPGKTLPLPQGKPAPKPAVPKQAKTTLGRTAAPTKPAESTKPVESSDSSGSEEEDLPVPVSQKRLTEQPGPVPNLSQAAKAGPPQKAVGSALKSQASESGSSDSSDSEEESPAAQTQPSQAVKTNTVPQPTNVKKAPAPAPAPPAVDSSDDSSEESDSEEEIVPPSQAPTAPCLKQTVPVGKAPPANTAAPPAASLLVNPSAKSKKPDLQPAQDTRLSQAAPPAPAAEDSDSSSSSDSSEEETPKQPPKPAGSLQKPGGTQPAHSSSSESSEEEEAASQSLLTGYLGLSRTPAAPQAPKTVPPQPVGKAGQGKAAVTAANSLAKASVKAAPADSDSSDSSDSDTDVDQVAANHKAENNPPPRQEVTGDSNKEKVAGKMEPGHASLKPSPLKKALAVKENDVGAKGVQVTPASHALSSIPQSEGSSSGSDTEVTTAAKVPAVQTLEGLEVKKKKKKEKKEKKEKKKASSTADKAAKTSKSKDKENKKQKTSQKRKLPGEDVAVGQPKEKKWKGQAIEEVPKKKKKKTAGVLEKLPGSKEKKKSAKKKKTGKEKKKSKKVSSEGAPVADGSAEVHKKKKKKKTAEPEGL, encoded by the exons ATGGCGGCGGacgccgggggggggcgggagctGCTCGCCCTCATCCACCAGCACTTGCTCCGCGGCGGGTACGCCCGGGCGGCCCGCGAACTCCAGGCGCAGAGCGGGCAG aagTTGCTCCCTTCCCTCTCGGCCTCTCTCGAGGACATCTTCACCCACTGGGAAAA AACTCCCTCAAATTCCAGGAGAAGAAAGGTGAGTGATGAGGAGGCAGCCATCCCAGAAAAGATCAGAGTTCCTGATCCCGTGAGCAGTTCTGAGAGCTCAGAGAAAGAAGAGGATGAGAAAGAGAAGGCAAAAGCTGCAAATG CAGCCAGCGTTTCCCTGGCCACAAACTCAGGGGTGAATGTAGAAAGCAGTGAAGATGATGACTCCTCATCAGAAGATGACACACCAGCTGGAAAAGGTGCAGTTACG GTGACGCCAGCTGTGGTGAGTGGCAAAGCTGCCAACTCCCTGCATTCTCCTAACAAACCCACTGCCCCAGCGGGCAAACCGGCGACGCTCTCTGCTGCAAACAGAACTGTGGTCTCAAATAAGCAGCAGCCCAGTGCACCGGCTGCATCTGCAGCTCCAGCCAAGGCTGGGCAGAAACTGCCCGGTCCTGGGAAGCCTGGACCTGCCACAACAGCTGTGGCCAAAGTAGGTCAAAGCAAAGCACCAGTAACGACCAAAGCACCGgaaggctccagcagcagctcctcatcagagagcgaggaggaaaaagagacacCGGCTGCGAAGGCCACAGCCCCCAAAGTGG AGAcaaagcaggcagctggggcCGCTGAGAGCAGCAGTGAGGAATCAAGTGATGAGACAtcctctgaggaggaggagcttGCAACTCCAGTGGTCCAG GCAAAACCAGCTGTGAAAACAGTGCAGGTTAATGCAGCACCTGTGAAAAGTGCACCTGCTGCTCCAGTGTCCCTCAAGAAGAATGCAGTGAGGCAAACAGCACTGCCACCAAACCAGGCCAAACCCCCGTCCACAACGGTTCCTGGGGCTGCAAAGCCTGATGACACATCAGAGAGCAGCGACTCATCAGACAGCGAAGATGAGGAAACTCCATCAGTAACCCAG ACAAAGGCACCACCAAAATCCTCCCAGGCCATCCCATCCCCAGTGAAACCTACACCAGCAGCATCACTCTctggcagagcagctccaggAAAAACACTTCCACTGCCCCAGGGGAAGCCAGCACCAAAACCAGCAGTGCCAAAGCAGGCCAAAACCACACTGGGAAGGACTGCTGCTCCCACGAAGCCTGCTGAAAGTACCAAGCCAGTGGAGAGCTCTGACTCCTCAGGCAGTGAAGAGGAGGATCTCCCTGTGCCTGTCAGCCAGAAG aGATTAACAGAACAGCCTGGGCCTGTTCCCAACCTGAGCCAAGCTGCTAAAGCTGGGCCGCCTCAAAAAGCAGTGGGAAGCGCCTTGAAAAGCCAGGCTTCAGAAAGTGGGAGCAGTGACTCGTCTGACAGTGAAGAGGAGTCCCCTGCGGCACAGACACAGCCTTCACAAGCTG TAAAAACCAATACTGTGCCCCAGCCAACAAATGTGAAGAAGGCTCCAGCTCCAGCACCAGCCCCTCCAGCTGTGGACAGCAGCGATGATTCCAGTGAGGAGTCGGATTCAGAGGAGGAAATAGTCCCCCCTTCTCAG GCTCCCACTGCTCCTTGCCTAAAGCAAACGGTTCCTGTGGGAAAAGCTCCTCCAGCCAACACTGCTGCCCCACCGGCTGCTTCGCTCCTGGTGAATCCCTCTGCCAAGTCGAAGAAGCCAGACCTGCAGCCAGCGCAGGACACCCGGCTGAGCCAGGCCGCGCCGCCTGCCCCGGCAGCGGAGGACTCGGACAGTAGCAGCTCCTCGGACAGCAGCGAGGAGGAGACACCCAAGCAGCCCCCCAAACCTG cagGTTCGCTGCAGAAACCAGGAGGGACCCAGCCAGCCCACAGCTCCTCCTCAGAGtccagtgaggaggaggaggcagcgtCACAG TCCCTCCTCACAGGCTATCTGGGCCTCTCCAGGACTCCAGCAGCACCCCAGGCACCAAAGACGGTTCCCCCCCAGCCTGTAGGCAAAGCGGGGCAAGGAAAGGCAGCCGTGACTGCTGCAAACTCCCTCGCCAAGGCCTCCGTGAAAGCAGCCCCAGCCGACAGCGACAGCAGCGACAGCAGTGACTCTGACACAGACGTCGACCAGGTGGCTGCAAACCACAAAGCAG aaaacaacCCTCCTCCAAGGCAGGAAGTCACAGGAGACTCCAACAAAGAGAAGGTGGCAGGAAAAATGGAGCCAGGTCATGCCAGCCTTAAGCCTTCCCCACTCAAGAAAGCCCTGGCCGTGAAAGAGAATGATGTTGGGGCAAAAGGGGTGCAAGTGACCCCAGCGTCACATGCACTGTCCTCCATCCCCCAGTCAGAGGGGTCAAGCTCGGGGAGCGACACCGAGGTCACCACTGCTGCCAAAGTTCCTGCAGTGCAAACATTAGAAGGGTTGGaagtgaagaagaagaagaaaaaggagaaaaaagaaaagaaggaaaagaagaaagcttcCTCCACAGCAGACAAGGCTGCAAAAACATCTAAGAGCAAAGacaaagagaacaagaaacagaaaacatctcagaAGCGGAAACTTCCAGGAGAGGATGTGGCTGTTGGGCAGCCCAAGGAGAAGAAGTGGAAAGGACAAGCTATCGAAGAAGtacccaaaaagaaaaagaagaaaacagctggtGTCCTGGAGAAGCTGCCAggcagcaaggaaaagaaaaaatcagctAAAA aaaaaaagactggaaaagaaaagaagaagagcaAAAAGGTGTCTTCAGAAGGGGCCCCTGTAGCAGATGGCTCTGCTGAGGTtcacaagaagaagaagaag aagaaaacagctgaGCCTGAAGGATTGTGA
- the TCOF1 gene encoding treacle protein isoform X1 — protein sequence MAADAGGGRELLALIHQHLLRGGYARAARELQAQSGQKLLPSLSASLEDIFTHWEKTPSNSRRRKVSDEEAAIPEKIRVPDPVSSSESSEKEEDEKEKAKAANAASVSLATNSGVNVESSEDDDSSSEDDTPAGKGAVTVTPAVVSGKAANSLHSPNKPTAPAGKPATLSAANRTVVSNKQQPSAPAASAAPAKAGQKLPGPGKPGPATTAVAKVGQSKAPVTTKAPEGSSSSSSSESEEEKETPAAKATAPKVETKQAAGAAESSSEESSDETSSEEEELATPVVQAKPAVKTVQVNAAPVKSAPAAPVSLKKNAVRQTALPPNQAKPPSTTVPGAAKPDDTSESSDSSDSEDEETPSVTQTKAPPKSSQAIPSPVKPTPAASLSGRAAPGKTLPLPQGKPAPKPAVPKQAKTTLGRTAAPTKPAESTKPVESSDSSGSEEEDLPVPVSQKRLTEQPGPVPNLSQAAKAGPPQKAVGSALKSQASESGSSDSSDSEEESPAAQTQPSQAVKTNTVPQPTNVKKAPAPAPAPPAVDSSDDSSEESDSEEEIVPPSQAPTAPCLKQTVPVGKAPPANTAAPPAASLLVNPSAKSKKPDLQPAQDTRLSQAAPPAPAAEDSDSSSSSDSSEEETPKQPPKPAGSLQKPGGTQPAHSSSSESSEEEEAASQSLLTGYLGLSRTPAAPQAPKTVPPQPVGKAGQGKAAVTAANSLAKASVKAAPADSDSSDSSDSDTDVDQVAANHKAENNPPPRQEVTGDSNKEKVAGKMEPGHASLKPSPLKKALAVKENDVGAKGVQVTPASHALSSIPQSEGSSSGSDTEVTTAAKVPAVQTLEGLEVKKKKKKEKKEKKEKKKASSTADKAAKTSKSKDKENKKQKTSQKRKLPGEDVAVGQPKEKKWKGQAIEEVPKKKKKKTAGVLEKLPGSKEKKKSAKKKKTGKEKKKSKKVSSEGAPVADGSAEVHKKKKKKKKTAEPEGL from the exons ATGGCGGCGGacgccgggggggggcgggagctGCTCGCCCTCATCCACCAGCACTTGCTCCGCGGCGGGTACGCCCGGGCGGCCCGCGAACTCCAGGCGCAGAGCGGGCAG aagTTGCTCCCTTCCCTCTCGGCCTCTCTCGAGGACATCTTCACCCACTGGGAAAA AACTCCCTCAAATTCCAGGAGAAGAAAGGTGAGTGATGAGGAGGCAGCCATCCCAGAAAAGATCAGAGTTCCTGATCCCGTGAGCAGTTCTGAGAGCTCAGAGAAAGAAGAGGATGAGAAAGAGAAGGCAAAAGCTGCAAATG CAGCCAGCGTTTCCCTGGCCACAAACTCAGGGGTGAATGTAGAAAGCAGTGAAGATGATGACTCCTCATCAGAAGATGACACACCAGCTGGAAAAGGTGCAGTTACG GTGACGCCAGCTGTGGTGAGTGGCAAAGCTGCCAACTCCCTGCATTCTCCTAACAAACCCACTGCCCCAGCGGGCAAACCGGCGACGCTCTCTGCTGCAAACAGAACTGTGGTCTCAAATAAGCAGCAGCCCAGTGCACCGGCTGCATCTGCAGCTCCAGCCAAGGCTGGGCAGAAACTGCCCGGTCCTGGGAAGCCTGGACCTGCCACAACAGCTGTGGCCAAAGTAGGTCAAAGCAAAGCACCAGTAACGACCAAAGCACCGgaaggctccagcagcagctcctcatcagagagcgaggaggaaaaagagacacCGGCTGCGAAGGCCACAGCCCCCAAAGTGG AGAcaaagcaggcagctggggcCGCTGAGAGCAGCAGTGAGGAATCAAGTGATGAGACAtcctctgaggaggaggagcttGCAACTCCAGTGGTCCAG GCAAAACCAGCTGTGAAAACAGTGCAGGTTAATGCAGCACCTGTGAAAAGTGCACCTGCTGCTCCAGTGTCCCTCAAGAAGAATGCAGTGAGGCAAACAGCACTGCCACCAAACCAGGCCAAACCCCCGTCCACAACGGTTCCTGGGGCTGCAAAGCCTGATGACACATCAGAGAGCAGCGACTCATCAGACAGCGAAGATGAGGAAACTCCATCAGTAACCCAG ACAAAGGCACCACCAAAATCCTCCCAGGCCATCCCATCCCCAGTGAAACCTACACCAGCAGCATCACTCTctggcagagcagctccaggAAAAACACTTCCACTGCCCCAGGGGAAGCCAGCACCAAAACCAGCAGTGCCAAAGCAGGCCAAAACCACACTGGGAAGGACTGCTGCTCCCACGAAGCCTGCTGAAAGTACCAAGCCAGTGGAGAGCTCTGACTCCTCAGGCAGTGAAGAGGAGGATCTCCCTGTGCCTGTCAGCCAGAAG aGATTAACAGAACAGCCTGGGCCTGTTCCCAACCTGAGCCAAGCTGCTAAAGCTGGGCCGCCTCAAAAAGCAGTGGGAAGCGCCTTGAAAAGCCAGGCTTCAGAAAGTGGGAGCAGTGACTCGTCTGACAGTGAAGAGGAGTCCCCTGCGGCACAGACACAGCCTTCACAAGCTG TAAAAACCAATACTGTGCCCCAGCCAACAAATGTGAAGAAGGCTCCAGCTCCAGCACCAGCCCCTCCAGCTGTGGACAGCAGCGATGATTCCAGTGAGGAGTCGGATTCAGAGGAGGAAATAGTCCCCCCTTCTCAG GCTCCCACTGCTCCTTGCCTAAAGCAAACGGTTCCTGTGGGAAAAGCTCCTCCAGCCAACACTGCTGCCCCACCGGCTGCTTCGCTCCTGGTGAATCCCTCTGCCAAGTCGAAGAAGCCAGACCTGCAGCCAGCGCAGGACACCCGGCTGAGCCAGGCCGCGCCGCCTGCCCCGGCAGCGGAGGACTCGGACAGTAGCAGCTCCTCGGACAGCAGCGAGGAGGAGACACCCAAGCAGCCCCCCAAACCTG cagGTTCGCTGCAGAAACCAGGAGGGACCCAGCCAGCCCACAGCTCCTCCTCAGAGtccagtgaggaggaggaggcagcgtCACAG TCCCTCCTCACAGGCTATCTGGGCCTCTCCAGGACTCCAGCAGCACCCCAGGCACCAAAGACGGTTCCCCCCCAGCCTGTAGGCAAAGCGGGGCAAGGAAAGGCAGCCGTGACTGCTGCAAACTCCCTCGCCAAGGCCTCCGTGAAAGCAGCCCCAGCCGACAGCGACAGCAGCGACAGCAGTGACTCTGACACAGACGTCGACCAGGTGGCTGCAAACCACAAAGCAG aaaacaacCCTCCTCCAAGGCAGGAAGTCACAGGAGACTCCAACAAAGAGAAGGTGGCAGGAAAAATGGAGCCAGGTCATGCCAGCCTTAAGCCTTCCCCACTCAAGAAAGCCCTGGCCGTGAAAGAGAATGATGTTGGGGCAAAAGGGGTGCAAGTGACCCCAGCGTCACATGCACTGTCCTCCATCCCCCAGTCAGAGGGGTCAAGCTCGGGGAGCGACACCGAGGTCACCACTGCTGCCAAAGTTCCTGCAGTGCAAACATTAGAAGGGTTGGaagtgaagaagaagaagaaaaaggagaaaaaagaaaagaaggaaaagaagaaagcttcCTCCACAGCAGACAAGGCTGCAAAAACATCTAAGAGCAAAGacaaagagaacaagaaacagaaaacatctcagaAGCGGAAACTTCCAGGAGAGGATGTGGCTGTTGGGCAGCCCAAGGAGAAGAAGTGGAAAGGACAAGCTATCGAAGAAGtacccaaaaagaaaaagaagaaaacagctggtGTCCTGGAGAAGCTGCCAggcagcaaggaaaagaaaaaatcagctAAAA aaaaaaagactggaaaagaaaagaagaagagcaAAAAGGTGTCTTCAGAAGGGGCCCCTGTAGCAGATGGCTCTGCTGAGGTtcacaagaagaagaagaag aagaagaaaacagctgaGCCTGAAGGATTGTGA